A genomic region of Apium graveolens cultivar Ventura unplaced genomic scaffold, ASM990537v1 ctg7982, whole genome shotgun sequence contains the following coding sequences:
- the LOC141704561 gene encoding F-box protein At5g07610-like, with the protein MRMIQSCNGLNLFRFNSLERDRIAYYVRNLVTNEIKSVPSPKLDSRFYEWIVTFVLAFDPLVSPHYKVICATASIARVVTSKFMIFSSETGRWKDTNVTMDGHELQYRKGLYCQGAIYWIVRNTQSCYRFDIEAKNLTKISFPPKASGSGFRHFVESNGHLYIVCVVDWAQKNLNVYELDEVTMKWVIKHRVHINHLISSLPRDFGNGRNLQKRHSIQSILSVLRGEGEEDTALLVNISGKVVLYNLQSKKVEVLLSELRWNSINGGAILYLGEPPFIPAYPFVATLHPM; encoded by the coding sequence ATGAGGATGATACAGTCTTGTAATGGGTTGAATCTATTTAGATTCAACTCCTTAGAAAGGGATAGGATAGCGTATTATGTTCGAAATTTAGTTACCAATGAAATCAAATCAGTACCTTCACCCAAATTAGATTCTAGATTTTATGAATGGATTGTTACTTTTGTTTTGGCTTTTGACCCTCTGGTATCACCCCATTACAAAGTTATCTGTGCTACAGCGTCGATAGCGAGAGTAGTTACATCTAAATTCATGATATTTAGTTCAGAAACTGGTAGATGGAAAGATACTAATGTTACTATGGATGGACATGAGCTGCAATACCGAAAGGGACTGTATTGCCAGGGTGCTATTTATTGGATTGTGAGAAACACGCAATCTTGTTATCGTTTCGATATTGAAGCTAAGAATTTGACCAAAATCTCTTTTCCTCCAAAGGCTTCTGGTTCAGGCTTCAGGCATTTTGTTGAATCTAATGGGCACTTGTACATTGTTTGTGTCGTAGATTGGGCACAAAAAAATTTAAATGTGTATGAGTTGGATGAGGTTACTATGAAGTGGGTTATAAAGCACCGGGTACATATTAATCATCTCATTTCTTCATTACCACGTGATTTTGGGAATGGGAGAAATCTGCAGAAACGTCACTCCATCCAATCAATATTAAGCGTTCTGAGAGGAGAAGGGGAAGAAGACACAGCTCTTCTTGTAAATATCTCTGGCAAAGTTGTTCTGTATAATCTCCAAAGTAAGAAAGTTGAGGTGCTCCTTTCTGAGCTCAGATGGAACAGTATTAACGGTGGGGCAATTCTTTATCTTGGTGAACCTCCATTTATTCCTGCATATCCTTTCGTTGCAACCTTACATCCAATGTAA
- the LOC141704562 gene encoding uncharacterized protein LOC141704562, producing MEPGKNKDSAVSLNYPMLMRGNYTTWALKMKVYKQTHGVWDVVVPKDSKAPIDDKMDKIAMATIYQSIPEDIFLSLPEKETAKEVWEAIKVMCQGAEHVKNAKIQTLKAEFESLSMKDSDSLDDFCLKITGMVTNIRALGEAVAEAYVVMKILRAIPPKFLQIVSTIEQFGNLDTMTIEEAVSSMKAHEERL from the coding sequence ATGGAACCAGGGAAAAACAAAGACAGTGCGGTTAGTTTGAATTACCCCATGTTGATGAGAGGTAATTATACAACATGGGCTCTGAAAATGAAGGTATATAAGCAGACCCATGGCGTCTGGGATGTAGTGGTACCTAAAGATTCGAAGGCACCAATCGATGACAAGATGGACAAAATCGCTATGGCAACCATTTATCAAAGTATTCCAGAAGACATTTTCCTTTCACTGCCTGAGAAAGAAACTGCAAAAGAAGTTTGGGAGGCAATTAAAGTAATGTGTCAGGGTGCGGAACATGTGAAGAATGCAAAGATACAAACGCTCAAGGCTGAATTCGAGTCACTAAGCATGAAGGACTCAGACTCTCTCGATGATTTCTGTTTGAAGATCACAGGCATGGTGACAAACATTCGTGCACTTGGAGAGGCAGTAGCTGAAGCTTATGTCGTGATGAAAATATTAAGAGCAATACCCCCGAAGTTCTTGCAGATTGTGTCCACCATTGAACAGTTTGGAAATCTGGATACAATGACAATAGAGGAGGCTGTCAGTTCCATGAAAGCACATGAGGAAAGGCTTTGA